The proteins below are encoded in one region of Belonocnema kinseyi isolate 2016_QV_RU_SX_M_011 chromosome 3, B_treatae_v1, whole genome shotgun sequence:
- the LOC117169464 gene encoding uncharacterized protein LOC117169464, producing MNRRVRPRNACWEKLSFILKKENSKNVAFCLGCKRILSNTAEERLRNHRKKCVMIINASEENLMMQLDESCQNNNDSKMSGVSFDISMSNDVMINNSISIAGPAVIPSASKRPVDTRSKITSQKALKPFLDEITEREKKSIDKALGNLLFANNIEIDVVESNYFKEFLRLIRPAYSPPTFEKVSTALLNESFVSFHMRNDESQQSSTSLGLLFLNSIKHAETNSVLAVIRDLNENTKDGLKQMAAYENGKGIFSKLFQKQIIFPSVFWNIAQQEASK from the exons ATGAACAGAAGAGTCAGACCCAGGAATGCATGTTGGGAAAAGTTATCCttcatcttaaaaaaagaaaacagtaaAAACGTTGCATTTTGTTTGGGATGCAAGCGTATATTATCGAATACGGCCGAAGAAAGGTTAAGAAAtcacag aaaaaagtgcgttATGATTATAAACGCATCAGAAGAAAACCTGATGATGCAATTAGAcgaaagctgtcaaaataataatgattctAAGATGAGTGGTGTCAGTTTTGATATTTCTATGTCAAATGATGTTATGATAAACAACAGCATT tcTATTGCTGGTCCTGCTGTTATCCCTTCTGCTAGTAAGCGTCCTGTCGACACTCGTTCTAAAATAACAAGTCAAAAAGCTCTCAAGCCATTCTTAGACGAAATCacagaaagagagaaaaaatctaTCGACAAAGCACTGGGAAACTTATTATTtgcaaataatattgaaatcGATGTTGtagaatcaaattattttaaggagTTCCTTAGACTCATACGACCAGCCTATTCACCACCAACATTTGAGAAAGTTTCAACAGCTCTTCTTAACGAGTCTTTTGTGAGTTTCCATATGCGCAATGACGAGAGTCAACAATCTAGTACGAGTCTTGgacttttatttctaaattcaataaaacaTGCAGAGACAAATAGTGTATTAGCTGTCATTCGAGATTTAAACGAAAATACGAAAGACGGATTGAAACAAATGGCAGCGTATGAAAACGGAAAAggtattttttcgaaacttttccaGAAACAAATAATATTCCCTTCAGTCTTCTGGAACATCGCACAACAGGAAGCTTCTAAATGA